The proteins below come from a single Pirellulales bacterium genomic window:
- a CDS encoding EF-hand domain-containing protein — translation MSAPSVNSAEAGAEAIRLYDKDGDGKLSGAELDACPGIKLHLAAYDSDGDGAVSQTEIEAQLQKFVSSKIGQTNLQIAVVWNGRPLAGATVKLVPEPYLGAQVKPAYGTTGQAGKAAMDIRDEDLPASEHGIIGVHCGTYKIEVTHPNIAIPERYNAQTTLGYETEFGNPGFKVSLK, via the coding sequence GTGAGCGCACCGTCGGTGAATTCGGCTGAAGCGGGAGCCGAAGCGATTCGGCTCTACGACAAGGACGGAGACGGCAAACTTTCGGGCGCCGAACTCGATGCCTGTCCGGGAATCAAGCTCCATCTGGCCGCGTACGACTCCGACGGCGACGGCGCCGTCTCGCAGACCGAAATCGAGGCGCAACTCCAGAAGTTCGTCTCCTCGAAGATCGGACAAACGAACCTGCAAATCGCCGTCGTCTGGAACGGCCGGCCGCTGGCGGGCGCTACGGTCAAGCTGGTTCCCGAACCGTATCTGGGCGCCCAAGTGAAGCCGGCCTACGGGACGACCGGCCAAGCGGGAAAAGCCGCCATGGACATCCGCGACGAAGACCTCCCTGCCTCTGAGCATGGCATCATCGGGGTCCACTGCGGCACGTACAAGATCGAGGTGACTCACCCCAATATCGCCATCCCCGAGCGATACAACGCGCAAACGACCCTGGGCTACGAAACCGAGTTCGGCAATCCAGGGTTCAAAGTCAGCCTGAAATAG
- a CDS encoding DUF1559 domain-containing protein has protein sequence MTEHRRSTCRAFTLVELLVVIAIIGVLVALLLPAVQAAREAARRAQCVNNLRQIALGFSNYESSMKSLPGAGWNARYVGDPLAGSGREQPGGWMYQILPYIEQQAVYTLTDDGNRAITATQRQQSIALQQAIVPSYNCPSRRPAKLYSYRLPNSWTPINGDRAAELARGDYAANAGDSPCLINEWLSEAGNCDPAPLSWYAYDYTNLASHEWPPREGQSGINYVGANIKLQHISDGTTNTYLIGEKYLNPDQYDSDGTIDGGDNHSVYQGFDYDVNRWTAYNPGEPNLADRPLQDRPGQDGYRAFGSAHAGGLNMAYCDGSVQVVSYDIDLEVHRAAGNRRDN, from the coding sequence GTGACGGAACATCGACGTTCGACATGTCGCGCTTTCACGCTCGTCGAGTTGTTGGTGGTCATCGCGATCATCGGCGTGCTCGTTGCGCTGCTTCTGCCCGCGGTGCAGGCGGCGCGAGAAGCGGCGCGACGCGCGCAGTGCGTCAATAACCTTCGGCAAATTGCGTTAGGGTTTAGCAACTATGAGTCCTCGATGAAGTCGCTGCCGGGCGCAGGGTGGAACGCGCGCTACGTAGGCGACCCCCTCGCCGGCTCGGGACGCGAGCAGCCGGGCGGGTGGATGTACCAAATCCTCCCCTACATCGAACAGCAGGCCGTATACACTCTCACCGACGACGGCAACCGCGCAATCACCGCCACGCAGAGACAGCAGTCGATCGCGCTGCAGCAGGCGATCGTCCCGAGCTACAACTGCCCCAGCCGACGCCCGGCAAAGTTGTACAGCTATCGGCTGCCAAATTCGTGGACGCCGATCAACGGCGATCGCGCCGCGGAGTTGGCTCGCGGCGACTACGCCGCCAACGCCGGCGACAGCCCCTGCCTCATCAACGAGTGGCTCAGCGAAGCGGGCAATTGCGACCCGGCGCCCCTGTCGTGGTACGCCTACGACTACACGAACCTCGCCTCGCACGAGTGGCCCCCCCGGGAAGGCCAGTCCGGCATCAATTACGTCGGCGCGAACATCAAGTTGCAGCATATCTCCGACGGCACGACCAACACCTACCTGATCGGCGAGAAGTACCTCAACCCCGACCAGTACGACAGCGACGGCACGATCGACGGCGGCGACAACCACAGCGTCTATCAGGGCTTCGACTACGACGTCAATCGCTGGACGGCCTACAATCCCGGCGAGCCGAATCTTGCCGATCGCCCCTTGCAAGATCGCCCGGGACAAGACGGATACCGCGCCTTTGGCAGCGCGCACGCGGGGGGGCTCAACATGGCCTACTGCGACGGATCGGTGCAAGTCGTTTCGTACGATATCGATCTCGAGGTTCACCGCGCCGCCGGGAATCGGCGCGACAACTAG
- a CDS encoding tetratricopeptide repeat protein: MASIEHLVALGYVDPHDLARMHAEGERCHAATLSLAQAQIDAGELGEARDALTELAGAAPAWTAPRRLLAQVEVQSGRAAEAISHLDWLEEHGVEHAELALLRAAAELRRRRFDDALAAAEYARALREPFPAADVAIGVAHLRRGRIAAAAEAFEQALGEEPHRTDALAGMAAVALRRGEPEAAVDFALRALDADMTVPAVHQRLGIALAQLGNMPAAEAAFRTAATLGPRLAGPCRRLARLAEERGDHAAAAAMRQQGRELVRRRRAAAKSTTVTPTRPA; this comes from the coding sequence ATGGCGAGCATCGAGCATCTCGTCGCCCTGGGCTACGTCGATCCGCACGACTTGGCGCGCATGCACGCCGAGGGCGAGCGCTGCCACGCTGCAACGCTCAGTCTCGCGCAGGCGCAGATCGACGCGGGCGAACTTGGCGAAGCTCGCGACGCGCTGACGGAACTTGCAGGGGCGGCCCCCGCGTGGACGGCGCCGCGACGACTGCTGGCGCAGGTCGAAGTGCAATCGGGACGCGCTGCCGAAGCAATCTCGCATCTTGATTGGCTCGAGGAGCATGGCGTCGAGCACGCCGAGCTCGCCCTGCTTCGCGCGGCGGCTGAGCTGCGCCGCCGCCGTTTCGACGACGCCCTGGCCGCGGCCGAGTACGCCCGCGCGCTCCGTGAGCCTTTCCCCGCGGCCGACGTGGCGATCGGCGTCGCACACCTCCGCCGCGGTCGCATCGCCGCGGCCGCCGAGGCGTTCGAGCAGGCCCTTGGCGAGGAGCCGCATCGCACCGACGCGTTGGCAGGCATGGCGGCCGTCGCGCTGCGTCGCGGCGAGCCGGAAGCAGCCGTCGACTTCGCCCTCCGCGCGCTCGACGCCGACATGACCGTCCCGGCAGTCCACCAACGACTGGGGATTGCGCTCGCGCAGCTCGGCAACATGCCCGCCGCCGAGGCGGCGTTTCGCACCGCGGCGACCCTTGGCCCGCGATTGGCCGGGCCTTGCCGTCGATTGGCGCGGCTCGCCGAGGAGCGCGGCGACCACGCCGCCGCCGCTGCGATGCGGCAGCAGGGGCGAGAATTGGTTCGCCGAAGACGAGCCGCCGCCAAGTCGACGACCGTTACTCCGACCCGTCCCGCTTGA
- a CDS encoding PEP-CTERM sorting domain-containing protein has translation MLSNDRHRSPAAHGRTPSLESRLAAYAAATSAVAVAAGATDAHAVIVGNTTVQPFGVNGEVNIDFNGDGQIDFQIDHDRVDLNGTPLDYLQIDKNDVNGASNPLDFDPLPGFTATTFPPGMTVPNNADNAKYVIPTGAATDYPAALTHGTLIGPASNLDWQETASFGGGGSAIRANRLIDEDAGQIDQVLGGLTTITPTNGPNFVGLGGEVRYLGVQMQLNGSPTFNYGWIGIRIDNEADATGAVVGYAYETEPGRPIPAGVIPEPSTIAIAGIGAAALVGRRFFGSKKSE, from the coding sequence ATGCTCTCAAACGATCGCCACCGCTCGCCCGCCGCGCACGGCCGCACGCCGTCGCTTGAATCTCGGCTCGCCGCTTACGCTGCCGCGACCAGCGCCGTCGCCGTCGCTGCCGGCGCGACCGATGCGCACGCCGTCATCGTCGGCAACACGACCGTCCAACCCTTCGGCGTCAACGGCGAAGTCAACATCGACTTCAACGGCGACGGCCAAATCGATTTTCAGATCGATCACGATCGTGTCGACCTCAACGGCACGCCGCTCGACTATTTGCAGATCGACAAGAACGACGTCAATGGGGCGTCGAACCCGCTCGACTTCGACCCGCTGCCGGGCTTCACAGCGACGACGTTCCCCCCGGGCATGACGGTCCCCAACAACGCCGATAATGCCAAGTACGTCATCCCCACCGGAGCGGCGACCGATTATCCTGCGGCGTTGACGCACGGAACGCTCATCGGCCCCGCCTCGAATCTCGACTGGCAGGAGACGGCCAGTTTCGGCGGCGGCGGCAGCGCGATTCGCGCCAACCGACTCATCGATGAAGACGCCGGGCAGATCGATCAGGTCCTCGGCGGCCTGACGACGATCACGCCTACCAACGGTCCCAACTTCGTCGGGCTGGGAGGAGAGGTGCGCTACCTTGGCGTCCAAATGCAACTCAACGGCTCGCCGACGTTCAACTACGGCTGGATCGGAATCCGCATCGATAACGAGGCGGACGCCACCGGAGCGGTCGTCGGGTACGCCTATGAAACTGAGCCCGGTCGACCCATCCCCGCGGGCGTGATTCCCGAACCATCGACGATCGCGATCGCCGGCATTGGGGCCGCAGCGCTCGTCGGTCGCCGATTCTTCGGCAGCAAGAAGTCGGAATGA
- a CDS encoding GNAT family N-acetyltransferase yields MTAPSRPAAVAFDIAKSGFSIRSASADDAQACRMLLPGMVGVAGFVTAVEGERGLVVGAAAITHSRRHKPPTGPGAAVHVIPPCRSHGVGRALVATMAQYAARCGDDAIYSARKVDMASEEFAAWRGLGFEAVETVEEHELSVAEFAPRLAPLVAWLREHGRIPSEARIVPLYAADRQQVLEFHMAHLGGDRDVLRARLHGQGNDAFHPRYSRVLCLGERVVGCVLAHRTARDAAAVDAVIVAPELRNDWANAWLKLEACQGAQAIGVVRFHFSSFDHYQDTRRFAAQLGGMTTRTWALMARSVDGSPIVKRDGSE; encoded by the coding sequence GTGACCGCTCCGTCTCGCCCCGCGGCCGTTGCGTTCGACATCGCCAAGAGCGGGTTTTCGATCCGCTCGGCGTCAGCAGACGACGCGCAGGCGTGTCGGATGCTGCTCCCCGGGATGGTCGGGGTCGCGGGATTCGTGACGGCAGTCGAGGGGGAGCGTGGCCTCGTGGTCGGCGCCGCGGCGATCACCCACTCGCGCCGCCACAAGCCTCCGACAGGGCCCGGCGCGGCGGTACACGTCATCCCTCCCTGCCGCAGCCACGGCGTCGGCAGGGCGCTCGTGGCGACGATGGCGCAATACGCAGCCCGCTGCGGGGATGATGCGATTTACTCGGCTCGCAAAGTCGATATGGCGAGCGAGGAGTTCGCCGCGTGGCGCGGACTGGGGTTCGAGGCGGTCGAGACGGTCGAGGAACACGAGTTGTCAGTCGCCGAGTTTGCGCCGCGACTGGCGCCGCTGGTCGCGTGGCTGCGCGAGCATGGCCGCATTCCGTCCGAGGCGCGGATCGTCCCGCTTTACGCGGCCGACCGGCAGCAGGTGCTCGAGTTCCATATGGCTCATCTTGGCGGCGACCGGGATGTCTTGCGCGCACGGCTCCACGGGCAGGGGAACGACGCCTTTCATCCGCGCTACTCGCGCGTGCTGTGCCTGGGAGAGCGAGTCGTCGGGTGCGTGCTAGCCCACCGGACGGCACGCGACGCCGCGGCCGTCGACGCCGTGATCGTCGCCCCCGAGTTGCGGAACGACTGGGCGAACGCGTGGTTGAAGTTGGAAGCGTGCCAGGGGGCCCAGGCGATCGGAGTGGTGCGGTTCCACTTCTCGTCGTTTGATCATTACCAGGACACGCGGCGATTCGCCGCGCAACTGGGGGGGATGACGACGCGCACCTGGGCGCTGATGGCGCGTTCCGTCGACGGTTCGCCGATCGTCAAGCGGGACGGGTCGGAGTAA
- a CDS encoding PEP-CTERM sorting domain-containing protein (PEP-CTERM proteins occur, often in large numbers, in the proteomes of bacteria that also encode an exosortase, a predicted intramembrane cysteine proteinase. The presence of a PEP-CTERM domain at a protein's C-terminus predicts cleavage within the sorting domain, followed by covalent anchoring to some some component of the (usually Gram-negative) cell surface. Many PEP-CTERM proteins exhibit an unusual sequence composition that includes large numbers of potential glycosylation sites. Expression of one such protein has been shown restore the ability of a bacterium to form floc, a type of biofilm.), which produces MSERIVRIPSGVRAAADETRLTAYLAAAGAIVAAETADGAIVAHTTPVPFGINGEVNIDFNGDGQIDFQIDHDRVDLNGTPLDYLQIDKNDFNGASNPLDFDSFLPDVNYQPFPLNGTPRNSDAEYLQFSNSFGDTGGYAVALKAGDMIGASGLDSLVPGTVWDWQENDNFAGTGMAIRANRLIDEDAGQLDSVLAGRQVQQPIGPNLDFPDLDGWLGLNGETRYVGVRIDLNDALEPGLNSKDLAANPNIAEQFYYGWIGLQITNEADATGVVTGWAYESTPGVPIAAGDTGPFVADPDFNNDGNVDGTDFLIWQRGFGSTVAPGAGADGTGDGMIDGADLALWNIGYGTGSVVSVAGAVPEPGAIGLTIVGALLLAGCFVVRRWKLRQLFSAAR; this is translated from the coding sequence ATGAGCGAGAGGATTGTTCGCATCCCATCGGGCGTCCGTGCGGCGGCCGACGAAACCCGTCTGACGGCTTATCTTGCCGCGGCCGGAGCGATCGTCGCGGCCGAGACTGCCGATGGCGCCATCGTCGCCCACACCACGCCGGTCCCCTTCGGCATCAACGGAGAAGTCAACATCGACTTCAACGGCGACGGTCAGATCGACTTCCAGATCGATCATGATCGGGTCGATCTCAACGGTACGCCGCTCGACTACCTGCAAATCGACAAGAACGACTTCAACGGTGCGTCCAATCCGCTGGACTTCGACAGCTTTCTGCCCGACGTCAACTATCAACCCTTCCCGCTGAACGGCACGCCCCGCAACAGCGACGCAGAGTATCTGCAGTTCTCCAACAGCTTCGGCGATACGGGGGGCTACGCCGTTGCGCTGAAGGCGGGGGACATGATCGGGGCCTCGGGCCTCGACAGCTTGGTCCCTGGAACGGTGTGGGACTGGCAGGAGAACGACAACTTCGCCGGCACCGGCATGGCGATTCGCGCCAACCGGCTCATTGACGAGGATGCGGGACAACTCGATTCCGTTCTCGCCGGTCGCCAAGTCCAACAGCCGATTGGCCCGAATCTGGACTTCCCCGATCTGGACGGCTGGCTCGGTCTGAACGGCGAAACGCGCTACGTCGGCGTGCGAATCGATCTCAACGACGCCCTCGAACCGGGGCTCAATTCCAAAGACCTCGCGGCCAATCCCAACATTGCCGAGCAATTTTACTACGGTTGGATCGGGCTGCAAATTACCAACGAGGCCGACGCCACCGGGGTGGTCACCGGCTGGGCCTACGAATCGACCCCCGGCGTGCCGATCGCCGCCGGCGACACGGGGCCGTTCGTCGCCGATCCCGATTTCAACAACGACGGCAATGTCGACGGGACGGATTTCCTGATCTGGCAGCGCGGGTTCGGCTCGACCGTCGCCCCCGGCGCAGGCGCCGACGGCACCGGCGACGGCATGATCGACGGCGCGGACTTGGCGCTCTGGAACATCGGTTACGGAACCGGCTCAGTTGTGTCAGTCGCCGGCGCCGTCCCGGAACCGGGCGCCATCGGGCTCACGATCGTCGGCGCACTGCTGCTGGCGGGCTGCTTCGTCGTTCGCCGTTGGAAGCTGCGGCAACTCTTCTCGGCGGCGCGGTGA